Proteins encoded in a region of the Paenibacillus pedocola genome:
- a CDS encoding ATP-binding cassette domain-containing protein, translating into MSMSIRAEKLSFFYDTAVALQDINLEISQGTLTVLCGVTGSGKSTLLRVLAGLAAPAAGRVVYTAGSGGEPNVSIVFQQPETQLFAGNVHKEIEYGLEQHGVPKAQRAERIRSALSKVGLPYESFAGRSPFLLSGGEKRRLCIAAAIATQPGLLILDEPTAGLDPQAAQALLTLVQELRAGGITLIIGTHDLDSFLPLADQAVVMSQGSVHYDGPAAPLAADHPLLRSAGLEPPAYSRIGHRLRRQGLLAEQPDSLDALLAGLSLVLPPAPAEAGRPQTAEGAQQEAPPAMDSPEAPVRGHSQTAPRRRLWQGLDPRVKWLGMVLGSLVVLGMNSLTPLLLTTALIAGLTGSAGIPWSRTARFFRPFLLMFLFLWLLSALNWTSPDITLGFLGFSSAGILRGGLNVLRFLLLIALGFLFTETTTGAPLREALEWAIAPLKKLGIRTRGWSLAVSVTLQFVPWILGKLSQLQLALKSRGRLQRGPARWSPRQISLLIVPLLILVIGMGDELATAVESRGYDPQKARTPSYELHWQPKDTLVLACVMLIAALLWWISRVS; encoded by the coding sequence ATGAGCATGAGCATCCGGGCGGAGAAGCTCTCATTCTTCTACGATACTGCAGTCGCCCTCCAGGACATCAATCTGGAGATCAGCCAGGGAACACTGACCGTCCTCTGCGGTGTGACCGGAAGCGGTAAGTCCACTCTGCTGCGGGTGCTTGCGGGACTTGCCGCCCCTGCTGCGGGAAGGGTTGTTTATACTGCTGGCTCAGGGGGCGAGCCTAACGTATCCATAGTATTTCAACAGCCTGAGACCCAGCTGTTTGCAGGCAATGTGCATAAGGAAATTGAGTATGGTCTGGAGCAGCACGGAGTGCCGAAGGCGCAGCGGGCGGAGCGGATCCGCAGCGCCCTGTCCAAGGTAGGACTGCCTTATGAGAGCTTCGCCGGACGTTCTCCTTTCCTCCTCAGCGGAGGAGAGAAGCGGCGGCTGTGTATCGCTGCCGCTATCGCTACACAGCCCGGGCTGCTGATTCTCGACGAGCCGACCGCGGGCCTTGATCCGCAGGCGGCGCAGGCGCTGCTTACGCTGGTGCAGGAACTGCGGGCCGGCGGCATCACCCTGATTATCGGCACGCATGATCTGGACAGCTTCCTGCCGCTGGCCGACCAAGCCGTCGTGATGTCCCAAGGCTCGGTCCATTATGACGGGCCCGCCGCACCGCTGGCGGCCGACCATCCGCTGCTCCGTTCAGCCGGGCTGGAACCGCCCGCCTACTCACGCATCGGGCACAGGCTCCGCCGGCAGGGACTGCTGGCGGAGCAGCCGGACAGCCTGGATGCGCTGCTGGCCGGGCTGAGCTTGGTGCTGCCTCCCGCACCTGCGGAAGCAGGCAGGCCACAGACAGCTGAGGGAGCGCAGCAGGAGGCTCCGCCTGCCATGGACAGCCCGGAGGCTCCCGTCAGGGGGCATAGCCAAACAGCCCCGCGCCGGAGACTCTGGCAGGGGCTTGACCCCCGCGTGAAATGGCTGGGGATGGTGCTGGGTTCACTGGTTGTACTGGGCATGAACAGCCTGACTCCGCTGCTGCTCACCACTGCCCTTATTGCCGGATTAACTGGCTCTGCGGGGATTCCCTGGAGCCGGACGGCAAGGTTCTTCCGTCCGTTCCTGCTGATGTTCCTGTTCCTCTGGCTGCTGTCTGCGCTTAACTGGACATCCCCGGACATTACCCTCGGGTTCCTGGGCTTCAGCTCGGCAGGCATCCTGCGCGGGGGGCTGAATGTGCTGCGCTTCCTGCTGCTGATTGCCCTTGGCTTCCTGTTCACGGAGACGACCACCGGCGCGCCGCTGCGCGAAGCGCTGGAGTGGGCCATTGCCCCGCTGAAGAAGCTGGGCATCCGTACCCGGGGCTGGTCGCTGGCCGTATCCGTCACGCTGCAATTCGTGCCCTGGATTCTCGGCAAGCTGAGCCAGCTGCAGCTGGCACTGAAGTCGCGCGGGAGACTCCAGCGCGGTCCAGCGCGCTGGAGTCCCCGGCAGATTAGCTTACTGATTGTGCCGCTCCTGATTCTTGTCATCGGCATGGGGGATGAGCTGGCTACAGCCGTTGAATCCCGCGGTTATGACCCGCAGAAAGCACGGACTCCGTCTTATGAGCTGCACTGGCAGCCTAAGGACACGCTGGTGCTGGCCTGCGTTATGCTTATAGCAGCTTTGCTGTGGTGGATCTCCCGGGTCAGCTGA
- a CDS encoding nitroreductase family protein, translated as MGIAVMDIIEKRKSVRTYETTPIGEEVHASIMDYLHQEENLLGPFGGRARMEWIWAKSGGEDGKGIKLGAYGIIQNPQAYLVGVVRNDQTALLEFGYIFHKLILYATGLGLGTCWIGGTFNRNSFARELELAPGEIIPCITPLGYAREKQRLLDTTMRYIVKADQKKPWRELYFDSSFGRPLAPESAGRLAAPLEMVRLGPSASNKQPWRIVLSADRRQAHFYLQHTPNYSGNKLGFEMQRIDLGIAACNFELACREMEIPGGWMVNDPQLGVIDGHTEYMLSYKLS; from the coding sequence ATGGGTATCGCCGTTATGGATATCATCGAGAAGCGGAAATCAGTACGCACCTATGAGACGACACCGATTGGGGAAGAGGTTCACGCTTCTATTATGGACTATCTGCATCAGGAGGAGAATCTGCTCGGGCCCTTCGGGGGGAGGGCAAGGATGGAGTGGATCTGGGCCAAAAGCGGGGGCGAAGACGGCAAGGGCATCAAGCTCGGCGCATACGGGATTATTCAGAATCCGCAGGCCTATCTGGTTGGCGTAGTGCGCAACGACCAGACGGCGCTGCTGGAGTTCGGGTATATTTTTCATAAGCTTATTCTTTATGCTACCGGCCTTGGCCTGGGTACCTGCTGGATTGGCGGAACCTTTAACCGCAATTCCTTTGCCCGTGAGCTTGAGCTTGCGCCCGGAGAGATCATTCCCTGCATTACACCGCTCGGCTATGCACGTGAGAAGCAGCGGCTGCTGGACACAACTATGCGTTATATTGTCAAGGCGGATCAGAAGAAGCCGTGGCGCGAGTTGTACTTCGACTCATCATTCGGAAGACCGCTGGCTCCGGAGTCCGCCGGCAGGCTGGCCGCACCGCTGGAGATGGTCCGGCTGGGCCCCTCGGCTTCCAACAAGCAGCCATGGCGGATCGTGCTGTCCGCTGACCGGCGGCAGGCGCATTTCTATCTGCAGCATACGCCGAATTATAGCGGGAACAAGCTGGGCTTTGAAATGCAGCGGATCGATCTCGGCATTGCCGCCTGTAATTTCGAGCTGGCCTGCCGGGAGATGGAAATCCCCGGGGGATGGATGGTGAACGATCCCCAGCTCGGCGTAATCGACGGGCATACGGAATACATGCTGAGCTATAAGCTCAGCTGA